From the Syntrophales bacterium genome, one window contains:
- a CDS encoding aldehyde ferredoxin oxidoreductase family protein, whose amino-acid sequence MALDRKIAYIDLSTGKSEIKPIPLEVRKKFIGGRGLDAYLLFNNAPKGCDPLGPENTLIISGGLLTATCASATSRTHIMAKSPLTGLLGSTNMGGFFSAEMAWAGFHHLVITGKAEKPVYLWIHNGQIEIRDASKLWGKSSTETQWAIREELGDQEIKSAVIGQAGENLVTYANVMTGIKNAGGRTGMGCVMGSKNLKAVAVRGTMDIKIAHPLEALEFNKKFIEQITTAKVNKTQGTLGTPFIWGATNSWGGIRTRNFQFNQMENADEIEPESLDDIATETMGPYHMTGCFGCQVHCRAQYRIPSGPYAGIYDEGPEYTSVGAFGSEPDCNRAETVLTANYLANQYGVDNLEIGSIISWAMELYELGIITSKETDGIDLRFSNADALIEMIHRICTRKGWLGNVLADGGIPASEKIGKHSFDYLIQVKGMNNLHSDERATPGLALNIATSSRGSDHLRSRPAIDLYHLPESVLRKIYSSPVPYEGPLSSDSMEYIGKPWQVFWQENCYMAVDSIGICKYHTTFLGATLPNFEDWPQAIYLNTGLEMTPKDIWDAAERGNNMERLFNLREGLTRYDLVKGDMLNHRYFDEPCLRGAPDVIGVMIDRKKFDIMVDEFYGHHGWDKEGAPTKATLKRLGLDQEPTHLL is encoded by the coding sequence ATGGCATTGGACCGGAAAATTGCATACATTGATCTCTCTACCGGTAAATCAGAGATCAAGCCCATTCCCTTGGAAGTAAGAAAGAAATTTATAGGCGGCCGGGGTTTAGACGCCTATCTGCTTTTCAATAACGCACCGAAAGGCTGTGACCCGCTTGGTCCGGAAAACACTTTAATTATCAGCGGTGGATTACTTACAGCCACCTGCGCCTCCGCTACATCGCGAACGCACATCATGGCCAAATCCCCGCTTACCGGTCTTTTGGGGAGTACGAATATGGGGGGGTTTTTCTCCGCGGAAATGGCTTGGGCGGGTTTCCACCATCTGGTCATTACCGGCAAGGCGGAAAAACCTGTTTATCTGTGGATCCACAACGGTCAGATTGAAATCCGCGACGCCTCGAAATTATGGGGCAAATCATCCACGGAGACTCAATGGGCCATCCGCGAGGAATTGGGGGATCAGGAGATAAAAAGCGCCGTCATCGGTCAGGCCGGAGAAAATCTTGTAACGTATGCCAATGTGATGACCGGAATTAAGAATGCCGGCGGTCGCACCGGCATGGGCTGTGTGATGGGATCGAAAAACCTCAAGGCTGTTGCCGTCCGCGGCACAATGGATATCAAAATCGCCCACCCGCTGGAGGCGCTGGAATTCAACAAAAAATTCATCGAGCAGATCACCACCGCCAAGGTTAATAAAACCCAGGGCACATTGGGAACGCCTTTTATCTGGGGGGCCACCAATAGCTGGGGAGGTATTCGAACCAGGAACTTCCAGTTTAATCAGATGGAGAATGCTGACGAAATTGAACCGGAATCACTGGACGATATCGCGACCGAAACCATGGGGCCGTATCACATGACGGGGTGTTTCGGCTGCCAGGTGCATTGCCGCGCCCAGTACAGAATACCATCCGGCCCTTATGCCGGGATATACGACGAGGGGCCCGAATATACGTCCGTCGGCGCTTTCGGCAGTGAGCCGGATTGCAACAGGGCCGAGACGGTTCTGACCGCCAACTATCTGGCGAATCAGTACGGCGTGGATAATCTGGAAATCGGCAGCATCATCTCCTGGGCGATGGAACTCTACGAATTGGGAATCATCACCAGCAAGGAAACCGATGGCATTGATCTTCGCTTCAGCAATGCGGACGCTTTAATAGAGATGATCCACCGAATTTGCACCCGCAAAGGCTGGTTGGGCAATGTTCTGGCCGACGGGGGAATCCCGGCATCCGAAAAAATAGGCAAGCATTCTTTCGATTATCTGATCCAGGTCAAGGGGATGAACAACCTCCATTCCGATGAACGAGCCACACCCGGTCTCGCTTTGAATATAGCAACCTCGTCCCGCGGTTCCGACCATTTGCGGAGTCGGCCTGCCATCGACCTGTATCATCTTCCGGAGAGCGTGCTGCGCAAGATTTACAGCAGCCCGGTCCCCTACGAAGGCCCCCTCTCCTCCGATTCAATGGAGTATATTGGGAAACCCTGGCAGGTTTTCTGGCAGGAAAACTGCTACATGGCGGTTGATTCTATCGGAATCTGCAAATATCACACTACGTTTTTAGGGGCGACGTTGCCGAACTTTGAGGATTGGCCCCAGGCGATTTACCTCAACACAGGTCTTGAGATGACCCCTAAGGATATTTGGGACGCTGCCGAGCGCGGCAACAATATGGAGAGGCTTTTCAATCTGCGGGAGGGTCTGACGCGCTACGATCTGGTCAAGGGCGATATGCTCAATCATCGTTATTTTGATGAGCCTTGTCTAAGGGGAGCGCCAGATGTTATCGGCGTCATGATCGATCGGAAGAAGTTCGACATTATGGTTGATGAATTCTATGGACATCACGGCTGGGACAAAGAAGGCGCCCCGACGAAAGCAACTTTAAAACGCCTGGGTCTGGATCAAGAGCCAACCCATTTGCTTTAG
- a CDS encoding 4Fe-4S dicluster domain-containing protein produces MEKILTVNYEKCTGCRLCELVCSVKHEGVSNPSKSRIQVVKWEDEGRYVPMICQQCEDAPCQSVCPVGAISRDKEFGFMKVNYDVCIGCRSCVSICPFGAMNYNTMARKVFKCDLCDGDPQCARFCEVKAIEFVTADKVSSLKKREGAARQSAAGKQALVIEERT; encoded by the coding sequence ATGGAGAAAATTCTGACGGTTAATTACGAAAAATGCACCGGCTGTCGCCTCTGCGAACTCGTTTGTTCTGTTAAGCATGAAGGGGTGTCAAACCCGTCAAAAAGCAGAATCCAAGTGGTGAAATGGGAGGATGAAGGCCGATATGTTCCGATGATCTGCCAGCAGTGCGAGGATGCGCCCTGTCAGAGCGTCTGTCCGGTAGGCGCCATTTCCCGAGACAAGGAATTCGGTTTTATGAAGGTCAATTACGATGTCTGTATCGGCTGTCGTTCGTGTGTCAGCATCTGTCCCTTCGGCGCGATGAATTATAATACGATGGCGCGCAAGGTCTTTAAATGCGATTTATGTGACGGCGATCCTCAATGTGCTCGTTTTTGCGAAGTAAAAGCGATTGAGTTTGTCACGGCGGACAAGGTCAGTTCGCTTAAGAAAAGAGAGGGCGCCGCGCGCCAGTCTGCGGCGGGGAAACAAGCTCTGGTAATAGAAGAACGTACCTGA
- a CDS encoding tetratricopeptide repeat protein, protein MKIKVALLLIFFFMIASGYGFASAEDTLPLSVKLLIKAKNVAEIEREAKRLDDAGTKFLASLAYGEACLLRGDLGQAEIHFRRAMEINPGGIEGKIGMAKTLAAGKETEKAVQLLNDSLRTSPHPVRLHYEKGLILEAAGDVPGAARAFEQGLERYFSKR, encoded by the coding sequence ATGAAAATAAAAGTAGCGCTGCTGCTGATTTTTTTCTTTATGATTGCCTCCGGATACGGTTTTGCGTCGGCGGAGGATACCCTGCCCCTTTCCGTGAAACTGCTTATCAAGGCCAAAAATGTGGCGGAGATTGAACGCGAAGCCAAGAGGTTGGATGATGCAGGCACCAAATTTCTGGCCTCGCTCGCCTATGGCGAGGCCTGCCTCCTGCGTGGCGATTTGGGCCAGGCGGAAATCCATTTCCGGCGAGCGATGGAAATCAACCCCGGTGGCATTGAAGGCAAGATAGGGATGGCCAAGACGCTGGCGGCCGGAAAAGAGACGGAAAAGGCAGTACAATTGTTAAATGACTCCTTGCGAACAAGTCCCCATCCGGTGCGGCTCCATTATGAAAAGGGGCTGATATTGGAAGCGGCGGGCGATGTTCCGGGCGCTGCTCGCGCCTTCGAGCAGGGATTGGAAAGGTATTTTTCAAAAAGATGA